CCTGGTGCTCCAGGTGGAGGCCGAGGCCGACAACAGCTTCTCCTACGGCGCCGCCCGCTACGTCAGTTCGCTCGTCCAGCCGGGCACCATCCTCGGCGTCGGCTGGGGCCGGACCGTCTCGGCCGTGGCCGGCGCGCTGCCCGAACGCGCCGACGCCACCGTCAGCGTCGTCCAGATCGTCGGCGCCTTCGGGGCGTCGGCGAGCGAGACGCCCTACGACGCCTCCAAGCTCTTCGCCGAGCGCCTCGGAGCCAGACTCTGGGCGCTGCACGCGCCCGCCTTCCTCGAGTCGCGCGAGACGCGCGACCGCCTGATGCAGGAGCCGAGCGTGCGCAGCACCCTCGAGGTGGCGGCCAAGGCCAACTACGCCCTGGTCGGGATCGGCACGGCCGACCAGCACACCAGCACCTTCCACCACGCCGGCTACCTCACCAGCGCCGAGATACAGGACCTCATCGCCAACGGGGCGGTGGGCGACGTCCTGGGCCACTACGTCGACGCGAGGGGCAAGGAGATCGAGCACCGGCTCAGCCGCAACTTCGTCGGGCTCTCCCTCGCCGGCTTCCGCCAGGTCCCCACCAAGGTGGCGGTGGCGCGCGGCCGGCACAAGGCGAGCGCGATAGCGGGGGTGCTGCGCTCCGGCGCGATCGACGTTCTGGTCACCGACGCGGCCACGGCCGCGGACGTTCTTCACCTGGGCGGCGGGCGCACGGACCGCCGCGCCGCCGCGACAGCGAAGGGGTGAGACAGGCAGCGATCAGCGAGGCCGTTGCAACTGGCGCCGGCGGCGCGGCCGCCACGCCGGGTCCAGCGGAGGGCCGGTGCCCGCGAGGGACACCACGAGAGACGAGCACCAATGGAAGGTCGAGGAGGCACTACATGTTGCAGAGGCCGCAATCCCCCGTCAAGTGGTTCGGTGCCCTCGCGGCGCTGGTCACCCTCGCCGCGCTGCTCGGCGCGGCGTTCGCCCAGGACGCCCAGCTCGAACCCAAGCTGGTCCTGTACGCGTCCCACCCCACCGAGATGGTCGACTTCTTCACCAGCCGGTTCACCGAGGAGTACGGGGTCGAGGTCGAGCTCGTGTACGCCGGCACCGGCGAGCTCCTGGCGCGCATAGGCGCCGAGGCCGCCCGGCCG
The sequence above is drawn from the Trueperaceae bacterium genome and encodes:
- a CDS encoding sugar-binding transcriptional regulator is translated as MEEFLLSQVAEMYYLRGLKQATIARHFGVSKMQVSRLLQKARDVGIVRIDVRYPGTLPRDERAAEELSRSFGLRDALVLQVEAEADNSFSYGAARYVSSLVQPGTILGVGWGRTVSAVAGALPERADATVSVVQIVGAFGASASETPYDASKLFAERLGARLWALHAPAFLESRETRDRLMQEPSVRSTLEVAAKANYALVGIGTADQHTSTFHHAGYLTSAEIQDLIANGAVGDVLGHYVDARGKEIEHRLSRNFVGLSLAGFRQVPTKVAVARGRHKASAIAGVLRSGAIDVLVTDAATAADVLHLGGGRTDRRAAATAKG